A window of Diadema setosum chromosome 2, eeDiaSeto1, whole genome shotgun sequence contains these coding sequences:
- the LOC140244826 gene encoding uncharacterized protein: MQTSQMDIVKGISSPSAHPPLPKKPSLAPKPKGIASPSTGNNNVQDTADSVLDNSPAAPAVPASEPQPPSRQVPSSDGSINRPTPKPRKTIIKSSAGPAERSPSPRPRVPPKRILSTQSSDENRLDEPHVPTSNGTSHENKAANGVAPVPRERPNVPVRRLTLGSSLDLPPAAPHRTSPGRSPVRSNSSVSDSRPKNDSVTCDRDEKADITVHGTSNTSELQNVTQTSEPLCNGPASASKSDTNTAQSTTPNQRPKPSVSPKKPSLASLQKSHATTPKNSDRSISSQSPEHLKKPAPLRPALPPKRHSAMAGSSGSLSRVAIKGKPRKQQSAESALSSDQPELNGNRSTELPDLVPSDTSTNSPSNSSEKSEKQSTPSSSDSLYGNTDSVSRNESMPKTPTVLPRKPAPQREFGPVAPPRRVKSMSESDPISEPPVEKTKDYGNDKLVHSAEAKDTGSAGDRSPDRSESKKSSLKRNRKAIKSSDQLALGNARSIKDSLASGGQGKPKPARPPPPSKAPGLTHQTSVQAPPPRPKPIRAKTINSTSPSQEKKLPSGQSDEISTKLNQILSKPDRDESDLDHSDWEIVDLPSAPKGSTEGVTGAEHTSETEKEVTSEITQDLNRQRSSNEEESTKETEKMPLIAKEKDEREPQSEPAQGLEDSKSPPTEKVEGEAVSQLIRLRKTRPPVTEKPGKRPTNRHSVEGIPDSTSQASTTSINGPDGNTSPVPPSSPVPNGRPLSQGSPVNGRSPNSSPKKTLRDKGRGTSPKRPSCPPPPPPGAPPSPKPTKITPQIQVQSPASQPNSPTLTRPKSVQSTPTPKRPAPPRPNAPPSKPSCAVSTTPITSGSTDAIKNAHAKTADEEGEANIYTEANSPGRPEEDEESDGDRDHDYELIPGKQTLERNMKPPTCNSEETVQTNSNRASGYIDDGLYLEPIKNDEAEKDNDYVYPEFIPSVASNNIPSPAPSPPPPPPPNPELDQVFLRPVVTKTRRSSVNHPKRKAPQKPRRSHSIQSDSSADNHSYMDIPRGVEGAGDR, from the exons GGATATCAAGTCCATCGGCTCATCCCCCTCTTCCAAAGAAGCCATCTCTGGCACCTAAGCCGAAAGGAATCGCTTCACCTTCCACAGGGAACAACAACGTGCAAGATACAGCAGACAGTGTGTTAGACAATTCTCCGGCTGCTCCTGCAGTGCCAGCTTCGGAACCACAGCCACCGAGCAGGCAAGTCCCGAGTTCCGATGGCAGCATCAACCGACCAACTCCAAAGCCCCGAAAGACCATTATCAAGAGTAGTGCCGGGCCTGCCGAGCGGTCTCCCAGCCCACGACCACGAGTGCCACCCAAGAGGATTTTATCCACACAAAGCTCAGATGAGAATAGGTTGGATGAACCCCATGTGCCAACATCCAATGGAACGAGTCATGAGAACAAGGCTGCGAATGGTGTTGCTCCTGTGCCCAGAGAGAGACCAAATGTTCCAGTTAGAAGATTAACCCTTGGATCAAGCCTTGATCTTCCCCCTGCAGCCCCTCACAGGACTTCACCAGGACGTTCACCTGTCCGTTCCAACTCTTCTGTTTCCGACTCTCGCCCCAAGAATGACTCAGTCACTTGTGACAGAGATGAGAAAGCTGACATCACAGTGCATGGAACATCAAATACGTCTGAATTGCAAAATGTAACACAGACTTCAGAACCCTTGTGTAATGGACCAGCATCAGCTTCAAAATCTGATACAAACACTGCACAGTCCACCACCCCAAACCAGAGACCAAAACCCAGTGTCAGCCCCAAGAAGCCAAGTCTTGCAAGTTTGCAGAAGTCACATGCAACAACTCCAAAAAATTCAGATAGGTCCATCTCTTCACAGTCACCAGAACACTTAAAAAAGCCGGCGCCCCTTCGCCCAGCCTTGCCACCAAAGAGACACTCAGCGATGGCCGGTTCATCTGGCTCATTGTCCAGAGTTGCCATCAAAGGAAAGCCAAGAAAGCAGCAAAGTGCAGAATCCGCATTGTCGTCAGATCAGCCGGAATTGAATGGAAATAGGTCCACAGAACTTCCAGACCTTGTGCCTTCAGACACCTCCACGAATAGTCCCTCGAACTCGAGCGAAAAATCTGAGAAGCAAAGTACTCCATCATCAAGTGACTCTCTGTATGGGAATACTGATTCAGTTTCACGAAATGAATCCATGCCTAAAACCCCCACAGTCCTTCCAAGGAAACCAGCACCTCAGAGGGAATTTGGTCCTGTGGCACCACCAAGGAGGGTGAAAAGCATGTCAGAAAGTGACCCAATATCTGAGCCACCAGTAGAAAAAACCAAGGATTATGGAAATGACAAACTTGTTCACTCTGCAGAAGCCAAAGACACTGGAAGTGCAGGGGACAGATCTCCAGATAGATCAGAGAGT AAGAAGAgctcattaaaaagaaataggaaGGCGATCAAGTCATCTGATCAGTTAGCACTAGGTAATGCAAGGTCCATTAAGGATTCGCTGGCAAGTGGGGGCCAGGGAAAGCCCAAGCCAGCAAGACCTCCACCGCCTAGTAAGGCACCTGGGTTGACCCACCAAACATCTGTCCAAGCGCCACCCCCAAGACCAAAGCCAATCAGAGCTAAGACAATAAACTCTACCTCTCCTAGTCAAGAGAAGAAGTTGCCTTCGGGGCAAAGTGATGAAATCAGCACCAAGTTGAATCAGATTTTGAGCAAACCTGACAGGGATGAAAGTGACCTTGACCACTCAGATTGGGAAATTGTGGATTTGCCATCTGCACCAAAGGGCAGTACTGAGGGTGTCACCGGTGCTGAGCACACCTCAGAGACAGAAAAGGAAGTTACCAGTGAAATAACTCAAGACCTTAATAGGCAGAGATCAAGTAATGAAGAAGAAAGTACAAAAGAGACAGAAAAGATGCCATTGATTGCCAAGGAGAAGGATGAAAGAGAACCCCAGAGTGAACCAGCTCAGGGTCTAGAAGATTCCAAATCACCTCCGACAGAAAAAGTTGAAGGAGAAGCAGTTTCTCAACTCATTCGATTGAGAAAAACAAGGCCACCCGTGACTGAAAAGCCAGGAAAGCGACCAACAAACAGACATTCCGTGGAAGGCATCCCTGATTCCACTTCTCAAGCCAGCACTACCTCCATAAATGGACCAGATGGAAACACCAGTCCTGTTCCTCCTTCCTCTCCAGTGCCCAATGGACGCCCCCTAAGTCAGGGAAGTCCCGTCAATGGAAGGTCCCCAAACTCATCTCCAAAGAAAACGTTGCGGGATAAGGGCAGAGGAACATCTCCGAAAAGACCAAGCTGTCCCCCACCGCCTCCACCGGGTGCTCCTCCATCCCCAAAGCCCACCAAAATTACACCACAAATCCAGGTGCAGTCTCCTGCATCCCAGCCCAACTCCCCGACACTGACCAGGCCCAAATCAGTGCAgtcaacaccaacaccaaagAGGCCGGCACCACCGCGGCCGAATGCTCCACCATCCAAACCCTCATGTGCAGTGTCCACAACCCCCATAACTTCAGGGAGCACTGATGCTATTAAAAATGCTCATGCAAAGACTGCTGATGAAGAAGGTGAAGCCAACATCTACACTGAAGCAAACTCACCTGGTCGGCCTGAGGAAGACGAAGAGTCGGATGGGGACAGGGATCATGATTATGAACTCATTCCAGGCAAGCAAACCTTGGAGAGGAACATGAAACCTCCAACGTGCAATAGTGAAGAAACGGTGCAAACAAACTCGAATAGGGCCAGCGGCTACATCGATGATGGCCTTTATCTGGAGCCCATCAAGAATGATGAGGCAGAGAAAGATAATGACTATGTTTATCCAGAGTTTATACCTTCGGTTGCTTCTAACAACATTCCATCTCCAGCTCCGTctcctccaccccctccccctcctaaCCCAGAGCTGGATCAAGTCTTCTTACGCCCTGTTGTGACAAAGACTCGCCGCTCCTCCGTTAACCACCCCAAGAGAAAGGCCCCCCAGAAGCCTCGGCGGTCACACAGCATCCAGTCGGATTCTTCAGCTGACAACCACAGCTACATGGATATACCAAGGGGTGTTGAAGGCGCTGGAGACAGGTAA